A region of Bradyrhizobium sp. SZCCHNS1050 DNA encodes the following proteins:
- a CDS encoding NAD(P)H-dependent glycerol-3-phosphate dehydrogenase encodes MTRFQTISIVGAGAWGTALAAVAARAGREVTLYARDSHHAARISAARENPRLPGIPLAPSIAVTADLAEAARADAVLIVVPAQHLRGAVMHLAPLLRPGTPLVACAKGIEHGTHKFMTEVIAEAAPNAIPVILSGPSFADDVARGLPTAVTLAAPDEALAADLVHALGSPTFRPYHSTDVRGVEIGGAAKNVLAIAAGIVAGRNLGASALAALTTRGFAELVRLGRAYGARSETLTGLSGLGDLILTCAGPQSRNFAAGLALGRGEPLPAGKLAEGQYTAPVLVELATSRGVEMPVAQAVAAILAGTVTIDAAIEALMMRPFKAEE; translated from the coding sequence ATGACTCGTTTCCAAACGATCTCCATCGTCGGCGCCGGTGCGTGGGGCACGGCGCTCGCCGCCGTCGCCGCGCGTGCCGGCCGTGAGGTCACGCTCTACGCGCGCGACAGCCACCACGCCGCGCGCATCTCTGCTGCCCGCGAAAACCCGCGACTGCCCGGCATTCCGCTCGCCCCCAGCATCGCCGTGACTGCCGATCTCGCCGAGGCCGCCCGCGCCGACGCCGTTCTCATCGTTGTCCCCGCCCAGCATCTGCGCGGTGCGGTCATGCATCTCGCCCCGCTGCTCCGTCCGGGCACGCCGCTCGTCGCCTGCGCCAAGGGCATCGAGCACGGCACCCATAAATTCATGACCGAGGTGATCGCGGAGGCCGCGCCGAACGCGATCCCGGTGATCCTGTCCGGCCCGAGCTTCGCCGACGACGTCGCGCGAGGGCTGCCGACCGCGGTGACGCTCGCCGCGCCCGACGAGGCGCTCGCGGCCGACCTCGTCCATGCGCTGGGTTCGCCGACCTTCCGGCCCTATCATTCGACCGACGTGCGCGGCGTCGAGATCGGCGGCGCCGCCAAGAACGTGCTGGCGATCGCCGCCGGCATCGTTGCCGGCCGCAATCTCGGCGCCTCGGCGCTGGCGGCGCTGACCACGCGCGGCTTCGCCGAGTTGGTGCGGCTCGGCCGCGCCTATGGCGCGCGCAGCGAGACCTTGACCGGCCTGTCCGGCCTCGGCGACCTGATCCTCACCTGCGCCGGTCCGCAATCGCGCAACTTCGCCGCCGGCCTCGCGCTCGGCCGCGGCGAGCCGCTGCCCGCAGGCAAGCTCGCCGAGGGACAATACACCGCGCCCGTGCTGGTCGAACTCGCCACCTCGCGCGGCGTCGAGATGCCGGTGGCGCAGGCGGTCGCCGCCATTCTCGCCGGCACCGTGACGATCGATGCCGCGATCGAGGCGCTGATGATGCGCCCATTCAAGGCGGAGGAGTGA
- the tsaD gene encoding tRNA (adenosine(37)-N6)-threonylcarbamoyltransferase complex transferase subunit TsaD → MLGIETTCDETAAAVVARDSGGKGQILSNVVRSQTDEHAIYGGVVPEIAARAHVDMLDHLIDAAMREAGIDYAALGGVAAAAGPGLIGGVIVGLTTAKAIAMVHDTPLIAVNHLEAHALTPRLTDAIDFPYCLFLASGGHTQIVAVAGVGDYVRLGTTVDDAMGEAFDKVAKMLGLPYPGGPQVEQAARNGDGQRFAFPRPMQGRSDANFSLSGLKTAVRNEIGRLGKVSEQDIADLCASFQAAVLDSTADRLRVGLDLFKQRFGAPTALVAAGGVAANQAIRGALDDVAQQAGTRLIMPPPALCTDNGAMIAWAGLERLALGMVDGMDAAPRARWLLDANASVPGKFANTRAGF, encoded by the coding sequence GTGCTGGGCATCGAAACCACCTGCGACGAGACCGCCGCGGCGGTGGTGGCGCGTGATTCGGGCGGCAAGGGGCAGATCCTTTCCAATGTTGTGCGCTCGCAGACCGACGAGCATGCCATCTATGGCGGCGTGGTTCCCGAGATCGCCGCGCGCGCCCATGTCGACATGCTCGACCATCTCATCGACGCGGCGATGCGCGAGGCCGGCATCGACTATGCCGCGCTCGGCGGCGTCGCGGCGGCGGCCGGGCCGGGCCTGATCGGCGGCGTCATCGTCGGCCTCACCACCGCCAAGGCGATCGCGATGGTGCACGACACGCCGCTGATCGCGGTCAACCATCTCGAGGCGCATGCGCTGACGCCGCGCCTCACCGATGCAATCGACTTCCCCTATTGCCTGTTCCTGGCCTCCGGCGGCCACACCCAGATCGTCGCGGTCGCCGGCGTCGGCGATTATGTCAGGCTCGGCACCACCGTCGACGACGCGATGGGCGAGGCGTTCGACAAGGTCGCGAAGATGCTGGGTCTGCCCTATCCGGGCGGACCACAGGTCGAGCAGGCCGCGCGCAACGGCGACGGTCAGCGCTTTGCCTTCCCGCGTCCGATGCAGGGCCGCAGCGATGCCAATTTCTCGCTGTCCGGGCTGAAGACCGCCGTGCGTAACGAGATCGGCCGGCTCGGCAAGGTGAGCGAGCAGGACATCGCCGACCTCTGCGCCAGCTTCCAGGCCGCGGTGCTGGACTCGACCGCCGACCGCCTGCGCGTTGGCCTCGATCTGTTCAAGCAGCGTTTCGGCGCGCCGACCGCGCTGGTGGCCGCCGGCGGTGTCGCCGCCAACCAGGCGATCCGCGGCGCACTCGACGATGTCGCGCAGCAGGCCGGCACCCGCCTGATCATGCCGCCGCCGGCGCTGTGCACCGACAATGGCGCGATGATCGCCTGGGCCGGGCTGGAGCGGTTGGCGCTAGGGATGGTGGACGGCATGGACGCCGCGCCGCGCGCGCGCTGGCTGCTGGATGCCAATGCCAGCGTGCCGGGCAAGTTCGCGAATACGCGGGCGGGGTTTTGA
- a CDS encoding uroporphyrinogen-III synthase, producing the protein MAVLVTRPAPDNERTASALRARGFEVLLAPMLRFEPVALPPDVGGDAAGLIVTSSNALRAAAPQLRASALLRLPLFAVGDRTAAAAREAGFTQVISAAADATALRDLIADSGVIEAGATLLYLAGADISRDLASELAERGFDVITQTVYRMAQVTTLPREVCDAFAANRIEAVLHYSRRSAVAFVAAIRADGVEISALAVPHGCLSANVAEVLREAGATQVTIAAHPDENDMLEGLTRALRS; encoded by the coding sequence ATGGCCGTGCTGGTGACCCGTCCCGCCCCTGACAATGAACGCACCGCGAGCGCCCTGCGCGCGCGTGGCTTCGAGGTGCTGCTGGCGCCGATGCTGCGCTTCGAGCCGGTCGCGCTGCCGCCGGACGTCGGCGGCGATGCCGCCGGACTCATCGTAACGTCATCGAACGCGCTGCGCGCGGCGGCGCCGCAGCTCAGGGCGTCCGCCTTGCTGCGCCTGCCGCTGTTCGCGGTCGGCGACCGGACGGCCGCAGCCGCACGCGAGGCCGGCTTCACGCAGGTGATCTCGGCCGCGGCCGATGCGACCGCGTTGCGCGACCTGATCGCAGACAGCGGCGTCATCGAGGCCGGGGCCACCCTGCTCTATCTCGCCGGCGCCGACATCTCGCGCGACCTCGCCTCCGAGCTCGCCGAGCGCGGCTTCGATGTGATCACCCAGACCGTCTATCGCATGGCGCAGGTGACCACCCTGCCGCGCGAAGTCTGCGACGCCTTCGCAGCCAACCGGATCGAGGCGGTGCTGCATTATTCGCGGCGGAGCGCGGTTGCGTTCGTGGCGGCCATCCGCGCCGACGGCGTCGAAATCTCGGCGCTGGCGGTGCCGCATGGCTGCCTGTCGGCCAATGTCGCCGAGGTGCTGCGCGAGGCCGGCGCCACCCAGGTCACAATCGCGGCGCATCCGGATGAAAACGACATGCTGGAGGGCCTGACCCGTGCGCTACGGTCGTGA
- a CDS encoding heme biosynthesis protein HemY: MFRIVIFLILVGLAAAGSAWVAEQTGDVVLNWGPWRIAMTLPVFVLALGLTIAACVLVWNLISALLRAPGRIRKAHRARRHQRGRHAITHGLLAIGQGDSTAARQHADTAKRLAGDDPLTLLLHAQAAQLEGDRDGARRAFRAMAERHDTRLLGLRGLFIEAQRADDAYAAVMIADEALRLAPNATWASHAVLGFRCAEADWDGALSILDGNYTAGMIDKPTYRRQRGVLLTARALALETGDRDLSRSSAMEAVKLAPTLVPAAVLAAKFESEAHQVRRAMKIIEAAWAACPHPDLADAYAHVRLGDSATQRLARVENLAARTPGHVEGALAVARAAIDAAEFGRAREALAPFTEDPTQRVAMLMAELERTEHGDAGKAREWALRAVRARHDPAWTADGYVSDRWQPISPVTGRLDAFQWQTPVASLPSERSSVIESSAFAEAVLAPPARPTVAEAAVEPPREAVVITPALQDNEPPRPVVAADPEQAEQPAEAVDKPVDKPVDIPVDMAEDSRLIEAVAAEPAPPLQAAGPVEAESEPETEAEPNAVAAKPAETAAAAPTPLFRTRNDLARPAETPIQAIVPIMRPPDDPGVDDDDQPRDEFAEQIAPKAQAGGWRGFWSRFGG, from the coding sequence ATGTTCCGGATCGTCATTTTCCTCATCCTGGTCGGGCTCGCCGCTGCGGGCTCGGCCTGGGTCGCCGAGCAGACCGGCGACGTCGTCTTGAATTGGGGCCCGTGGCGGATCGCCATGACCTTGCCGGTGTTCGTGCTCGCGCTCGGCCTGACCATCGCGGCCTGCGTGCTGGTCTGGAACCTGATCAGCGCACTGCTGCGGGCGCCCGGCCGCATCCGCAAGGCGCATCGCGCCCGCCGGCATCAGCGCGGCCGCCACGCCATCACCCACGGCCTGCTGGCGATCGGCCAGGGCGATTCGACGGCGGCGCGGCAGCACGCCGACACCGCCAAGCGGCTGGCCGGCGATGATCCGCTGACGCTGCTCCTGCACGCCCAGGCGGCGCAGCTCGAAGGCGACCGCGACGGCGCCCGGCGCGCCTTCCGCGCCATGGCCGAGCGCCACGACACCCGCCTGCTCGGCTTGCGCGGCCTGTTCATCGAGGCGCAGCGCGCCGACGACGCCTATGCCGCGGTGATGATCGCCGACGAAGCGCTCAGGCTGGCGCCCAACGCCACCTGGGCCTCGCATGCCGTGCTCGGCTTCCGCTGCGCCGAGGCCGACTGGGACGGAGCGCTTTCGATCCTCGACGGCAACTACACCGCCGGCATGATCGACAAGCCGACCTACCGCCGTCAGCGCGGCGTGCTGCTGACGGCGCGCGCGCTGGCGCTGGAGACCGGGGATCGCGACCTGTCGCGCTCGAGCGCGATGGAGGCGGTGAAGCTGGCGCCGACACTGGTGCCGGCCGCGGTGCTGGCGGCGAAGTTCGAGAGCGAGGCGCACCAGGTGCGGCGCGCGATGAAGATCATCGAGGCGGCCTGGGCGGCGTGTCCGCATCCGGATCTCGCCGATGCCTACGCCCATGTGCGGCTCGGCGATTCGGCCACGCAGCGGCTGGCGCGGGTGGAGAACCTGGCCGCGCGGACGCCCGGCCATGTCGAAGGCGCGCTGGCGGTGGCGCGCGCGGCGATCGACGCCGCCGAATTCGGCCGCGCCCGCGAGGCGCTGGCGCCGTTCACGGAGGATCCGACCCAGCGCGTGGCGATGCTGATGGCCGAGCTGGAGCGCACCGAGCATGGCGACGCCGGCAAGGCGCGCGAATGGGCGCTGCGCGCGGTGCGCGCCCGCCACGACCCGGCCTGGACCGCGGACGGCTATGTCAGCGATCGCTGGCAGCCGATCTCGCCGGTCACCGGCCGGCTCGACGCCTTCCAATGGCAGACGCCGGTGGCGAGCCTGCCCTCGGAGCGCAGCAGCGTGATCGAAAGCTCGGCCTTCGCCGAAGCCGTGCTGGCGCCGCCGGCCCGGCCCACCGTGGCCGAAGCCGCGGTCGAGCCGCCGCGCGAGGCCGTGGTGATCACTCCGGCGCTGCAGGACAACGAGCCGCCGCGGCCGGTGGTCGCGGCCGATCCCGAGCAGGCCGAACAACCGGCCGAGGCCGTGGACAAGCCTGTCGACAAGCCGGTGGATATCCCTGTGGACATGGCTGAGGATAGCCGGTTGATCGAGGCCGTCGCCGCCGAGCCGGCGCCGCCGTTGCAGGCCGCGGGTCCCGTCGAGGCCGAATCGGAGCCGGAGACGGAGGCCGAGCCGAACGCGGTCGCCGCCAAGCCGGCCGAGACGGCGGCAGCCGCGCCGACGCCGCTGTTCCGCACCCGCAACGATCTCGCCCGGCCGGCGGAGACGCCGATCCAGGCGATCGTGCCGATCATGCGGCCGCCGGACGATCCCGGTGTCGATGACGATGACCAGCCCCGCGACGAGTTCGCCGAGCAGATCGCGCCCAAGGCCCAGGCCGGCGGCTGGCGCGGGTTCTGGTCGCGGTTCGGCGGCTGA
- a CDS encoding tyrosine-type recombinase/integrase, which translates to MASGKLTDAAVRNAKASGRLVKLSDGGGLQLWLTPSGGKLWNFAYRFGSKQKKLALGEYGKAPAGVPLEAARRLRDEAAGLLRDGIDPAIRKRQVKAARAEAQANTFSVLADELLAKKKREGVATATAGKLEWLLGLAKADLGPLPIGDVSAGEVLRVLQPLEAAGKLETAKRLRAVIGAVFRYAVTTARANADPTQALRGAIAAPKPKHRAAIIEPVAFGGLLRAIDGFQGQPTTKAALQLIALLAPRPGELRHATWAEFDLDAAVWNIPAERTKMRRPHRVPLPAQATAILRDLHPITGRGVAGLVFPGLRSVTRPISENTLCAALRRLGYSNDEMVAHGFRSTFSTLANESGKWSINAIEAALAHVEPNAVRRAYARGDYWDERVKLMTWWADYLDALRQGARILQFKEASA; encoded by the coding sequence ATGGCGAGTGGAAAACTTACGGACGCTGCCGTTAGGAACGCCAAGGCTAGTGGGCGGCTAGTGAAGCTCTCGGACGGGGGCGGCCTGCAACTGTGGCTTACGCCAAGCGGTGGCAAACTCTGGAATTTCGCGTATCGGTTCGGCAGCAAGCAGAAGAAGCTCGCCCTTGGCGAATACGGCAAGGCCCCGGCCGGTGTGCCACTGGAAGCTGCCAGAAGGCTAAGGGACGAAGCTGCGGGCCTCTTGCGGGACGGCATCGATCCCGCCATCCGGAAGCGCCAGGTGAAGGCGGCGCGCGCCGAGGCTCAGGCCAACACGTTCAGTGTTCTGGCCGATGAGCTGCTTGCCAAGAAGAAGCGGGAGGGCGTTGCGACTGCGACCGCTGGCAAGCTGGAATGGCTGCTCGGCCTGGCCAAGGCCGATCTGGGACCGCTGCCGATCGGCGACGTCTCCGCTGGCGAAGTCTTGCGGGTGCTGCAACCACTGGAAGCGGCCGGCAAGCTCGAAACGGCAAAGCGCCTGCGGGCGGTCATTGGTGCCGTATTTCGATATGCTGTCACGACCGCCCGTGCCAATGCGGACCCGACCCAAGCGCTGCGCGGCGCAATCGCAGCTCCAAAACCGAAGCACCGGGCGGCGATTATCGAGCCTGTCGCGTTCGGCGGCTTGCTGCGGGCGATTGACGGCTTTCAGGGCCAGCCAACGACGAAGGCCGCGCTGCAACTGATCGCCCTGCTAGCGCCGCGGCCGGGCGAGCTGCGCCACGCGACATGGGCTGAGTTTGATCTGGACGCTGCCGTGTGGAACATCCCCGCCGAGCGGACGAAGATGCGCAGACCTCACCGCGTCCCGCTTCCAGCGCAGGCTACCGCCATTTTGCGGGATCTGCATCCGATCACAGGGCGAGGCGTGGCCGGGCTTGTCTTCCCGGGCCTGCGTTCGGTGACGCGGCCGATCAGCGAAAACACGCTGTGTGCGGCGCTGCGCCGTCTCGGCTATTCGAACGACGAGATGGTCGCTCACGGTTTCCGCTCGACCTTTTCGACCCTGGCCAACGAAAGCGGAAAGTGGAGCATCAACGCCATCGAGGCTGCGCTGGCGCATGTTGAGCCGAATGCTGTGCGCCGGGCCTACGCCCGCGGCGACTATTGGGATGAGCGTGTGAAACTGATGACGTGGTGGGCCGACTATCTCGATGCGCTGCGCCAGGGTGCGCGCATATTGCAATTCAAGGAAGCGTCAGCGTGA
- a CDS encoding AlpA family transcriptional regulator, with amino-acid sequence MREADRIIRLKTVLARTGLSRSTIYRKIAEGTFPVQIKISTNGSGWHESEINRWIADPVSWRPRGALGEVR; translated from the coding sequence ATGCGCGAAGCGGACCGCATCATCCGTTTGAAAACCGTTCTCGCGAGGACCGGGCTGTCGCGGTCCACGATCTACCGCAAGATCGCCGAGGGCACATTCCCGGTTCAGATCAAGATCAGCACCAATGGCAGCGGTTGGCATGAATCCGAAATCAACCGGTGGATCGCAGATCCTGTCTCGTGGCGACCGAGGGGCGCGCTCGGTGAAGTCCGGTGA
- the traA gene encoding Ti-type conjugative transfer relaxase TraA, which translates to MAIYHLHVKVIGRKAGSSAVASAAYRSGSRLRDERLGRDQDFSAKRGVVHSEVMLPENVPEAWSDRERLWNDVEAHEIRKDAQLAREVEFALPREMSEAQGIELARDFVRSEFVGLGMIADLNVHWDMAEDGMPKPHAHVMLTMRGVDESGFGNKVRDWNRTEMVERWRRRWAELVNERLAQLDIDARIDHRSLEAQGIALEPQSQIGAPAKRIEIRGIAGDESEADRAEMHREIARNNGARIIADPSLGLDAITQQQSTFTRRDLAKFAHRHSDGLDQFDAVMGAIQGTPDLIELGKDARGEDRFTTRGMIETEQRLHRAAELLAGGERLEVRDAERRAALARAEARGLVLSSEQVDALAHVTGGRDLSVVVGHAGTGKSAMLGVAREAWEAAGFEVRGVALSGIAAENLQSGSGIASRTIASLEHGWGQSRDLLKSSNVLVIDEAGMVGTRQLERVLSHAAEAGAKVVLVGDPQQLQAIEAGAAFRSIYERHGGAEIGEVRRQREDWQRGATRDLATGKVDHALGAYRAHGLVHEAQTREQARGDLIERWDRDRLASPDRSRIILTHTNEEVHALNETARERMRAAGNLGDEVEVTVERGTRDFAGGDRVMFLQNERGLGVKNGTLGTVEQVSAKSMTVQTDDGRSVRFDLKDYNRLDHGYAATIHKAQGMTVDRVHVLATPGMDAHSSYVSLSRHRDSVDLHYGRDDFANEVRLVRALSRDRAKDMASDYDRADPIQSYAERRGITFRERVAEIVRKVMPEKLRDMFDGLRVPGEVSDRYGGQRPEPGSPERERSGTATDRREPEVPARNVAQDPEVEARRVRTRALVRHARAVDAIFAERKIGRQASPEQVKELQTARHAFEAVRPYGSHDAEAAYRNNPELARKAAAGQVSPAIRALQIETELRTDPSRRADRFVERWHKLGHTSQRLYQAGDMSGYKAARSAMGDMAKSLERDPQLESILAGRKNDLGIAFESGRRLGQELALAHGIGLGKDRGLER; encoded by the coding sequence ATGGCGATCTATCATCTTCACGTCAAGGTCATTGGCCGAAAGGCCGGGAGCAGCGCGGTAGCATCGGCGGCCTACCGCTCCGGCTCGCGGCTGCGTGACGAGCGGCTCGGCCGCGATCAGGATTTCTCCGCCAAGCGCGGCGTCGTTCATTCCGAGGTCATGCTGCCGGAGAACGTGCCGGAAGCATGGAGCGACCGCGAGCGGCTTTGGAATGACGTCGAAGCGCACGAAATCCGGAAAGATGCCCAGCTGGCCCGCGAGGTGGAGTTTGCGCTTCCGCGCGAGATGAGTGAGGCGCAGGGCATCGAGCTAGCCCGCGATTTCGTTCGGAGCGAGTTCGTGGGTCTCGGTATGATCGCCGATCTCAATGTGCACTGGGATATGGCCGAGGACGGCATGCCCAAGCCGCATGCCCATGTCATGCTGACCATGCGCGGGGTCGACGAGAGCGGCTTTGGCAATAAGGTACGGGACTGGAACCGTACGGAGATGGTCGAGCGCTGGCGCAGACGCTGGGCCGAGCTTGTCAACGAGCGGCTGGCCCAGCTCGACATCGACGCGCGGATCGACCATCGCAGCCTGGAAGCCCAGGGCATTGCGCTGGAGCCGCAAAGCCAGATCGGCGCGCCCGCCAAACGGATTGAGATCCGAGGCATTGCGGGCGACGAGTCTGAGGCCGACCGGGCCGAGATGCACCGCGAGATCGCGCGCAACAATGGCGCGCGGATCATCGCTGATCCCTCCCTTGGACTGGACGCGATCACCCAGCAGCAATCGACCTTCACGCGCCGCGACCTGGCAAAATTCGCGCACCGGCACAGTGACGGGCTCGACCAGTTCGATGCGGTCATGGGCGCGATACAGGGAACGCCCGATCTGATCGAACTCGGTAAGGACGCCCGCGGCGAGGATCGGTTCACAACCCGCGGAATGATCGAGACGGAACAGCGCCTGCACCGTGCCGCTGAATTGTTGGCGGGAGGGGAGCGCCTCGAGGTGCGAGATGCGGAGCGCAGGGCGGCTTTGGCGCGTGCGGAAGCGCGCGGCCTGGTGCTGTCATCCGAGCAGGTTGACGCCTTGGCGCACGTCACGGGTGGACGCGATCTCAGCGTCGTGGTCGGCCATGCCGGGACGGGAAAGAGCGCGATGCTGGGGGTGGCACGGGAGGCGTGGGAAGCGGCTGGCTTCGAGGTCCGGGGCGTGGCGCTGTCCGGCATTGCCGCGGAAAACCTTCAAAGCGGATCGGGCATTGCGTCGCGCACGATTGCCAGCCTGGAGCACGGCTGGGGACAGAGCCGTGATCTGCTCAAATCGAGCAATGTGCTTGTCATCGACGAGGCGGGGATGGTCGGCACGCGGCAGCTCGAGCGCGTGCTGTCCCATGCCGCCGAGGCTGGCGCAAAGGTGGTGCTCGTCGGCGATCCGCAACAGCTGCAGGCGATCGAAGCGGGAGCGGCCTTCCGGTCGATTTATGAGCGTCACGGCGGCGCCGAGATCGGCGAAGTGCGCCGTCAGCGGGAGGACTGGCAGCGCGGTGCCACGCGCGATCTAGCGACCGGCAAGGTGGATCATGCGCTCGGAGCTTACCGCGCCCATGGCTTGGTGCACGAGGCCCAGACCCGCGAGCAGGCTCGAGGGGATCTGATCGAGCGTTGGGACCGCGACCGGCTGGCCTCGCCGGATCGGAGCCGGATCATCCTCACCCATACCAACGAAGAGGTCCATGCGCTGAACGAGACGGCGCGCGAGCGGATGCGGGCAGCGGGCAATCTCGGCGACGAGGTGGAGGTGACGGTCGAGCGCGGCACGAGAGACTTTGCGGGCGGGGATCGGGTCATGTTCCTGCAGAACGAGCGCGGGCTCGGCGTCAAGAACGGCACACTCGGGACCGTCGAGCAGGTCAGCGCAAAATCCATGACCGTGCAGACCGACGATGGCCGATCCGTGCGCTTCGACCTCAAAGATTACAATCGGCTCGACCATGGCTATGCGGCGACGATCCACAAGGCGCAGGGCATGACGGTGGACCGCGTCCATGTGCTGGCGACGCCCGGCATGGACGCCCACAGCAGCTATGTCTCCCTGTCGCGGCATCGCGACAGCGTCGACCTGCATTATGGCCGTGACGACTTTGCCAATGAGGTTCGGCTGGTCCGCGCCCTGTCGCGCGATCGCGCCAAGGACATGGCTTCCGACTACGACCGTGCCGATCCGATCCAAAGCTACGCCGAGCGGCGTGGGATCACGTTTCGCGAGCGCGTGGCCGAGATCGTACGCAAGGTCATGCCGGAGAAGCTGCGCGACATGTTCGACGGCCTTCGCGTTCCTGGGGAGGTGTCCGACCGATATGGCGGACAACGGCCCGAGCCCGGGTCGCCGGAAAGGGAAAGGAGTGGTACGGCAACCGACCGGCGTGAACCCGAAGTGCCGGCAAGGAACGTGGCGCAAGATCCCGAGGTGGAAGCACGTCGCGTCCGGACCCGGGCACTCGTGCGCCATGCCCGCGCCGTGGATGCGATCTTCGCGGAGCGGAAGATAGGCAGGCAGGCAAGTCCGGAGCAGGTGAAAGAACTACAGACGGCCCGCCATGCCTTCGAGGCGGTGCGGCCTTATGGCTCGCATGACGCCGAAGCCGCCTACCGAAACAACCCGGAGCTCGCCCGTAAGGCGGCGGCCGGTCAGGTCAGCCCCGCCATCCGTGCGCTCCAGATCGAGACCGAACTTCGCACCGATCCAAGCCGGCGCGCCGATCGCTTTGTGGAGCGCTGGCACAAGCTTGGCCACACCAGTCAGCGCCTATACCAAGCTGGCGACATGTCCGGCTACAAGGCTGCGCGCTCGGCAATGGGCGACATGGCCAAAAGCCTCGAACGCGATCCGCAATTGGAATCCATCCTCGCCGGCCGCAAGAACGACCTCGGCATCGCGTTCGAATCCGGCCGCCGGCTCGGCCAGGAGCTAGCCCTTGCCCACGGTATCGGCCTTGGAAAAGACCGAGGCCTCGAACGCTGA
- a CDS encoding conjugal transfer protein TraD — protein MRAWQVERRKRTRHLIELGGLVVKAGIVDLTGDDRSTILGALLWMADKLKSGEGERARELWAAKGKQAFETDPAMETRTVRRMRDNRTLAD, from the coding sequence ATGCGCGCGTGGCAGGTCGAACGCCGCAAGCGCACCCGGCACCTCATCGAACTCGGCGGCCTCGTGGTCAAAGCCGGCATCGTGGACCTGACCGGTGACGACCGTTCCACGATCTTGGGCGCGCTGCTTTGGATGGCTGACAAGCTTAAAAGCGGTGAGGGCGAACGGGCACGTGAGCTTTGGGCCGCGAAGGGAAAACAAGCGTTCGAAACGGACCCTGCAATGGAAACGCGCACAGTTCGTAGAATGCGCGACAATCGCACGTTGGCCGACTAA